From the Salmo trutta chromosome 30, fSalTru1.1, whole genome shotgun sequence genome, one window contains:
- the creld1b gene encoding cysteine-rich with EGF-like domain protein 1 translates to MWWSWPLLPALVLFSVLSVVRVQTAPCQTCRKLTDSFIKGLEKTSNKNFGGGKTAWEEEKLAKYARSETRLLEIVEAACEKSDFDCNKLLEQLEDQVETWWFHRQQEAPDLFEWLCIEELRLCCPPGRFGPDCKECLSGPGGVCGGLGRCEGEGTRLGDGECVCDPGYFGQLCQSCADGYYREKSSNHSTPACAACYHSCKKCSGPEDYKCVDCKPGWILHDNKCVDTDECGTELARCLSNTYCHNTDGSYECRGCDQACVGCMGSGPARCKKCARGYKLRGAKCLDVDECSERAIACPGLNEACFNEEGSFRCECADGFIRRDSICVENQPYSGPEKGLFDDMTDDEVLVLQQMFFGVVICALATLAAKGDMVFTAIFIGGVAAMAGYWLSEKGDRMLDGFLKGR, encoded by the exons ATGTGGTGGTCGTGGCCCCTGCTCCCTGCCCTGGTGCTCTTCTCTGTGCTGTCTGTGGTACGAGTACAGACTGCACCATGTCAGACCTGCCGCAAACTAACTGACAGCTTCATCAAG GGCCTGGAGAAAACGTCCAATAAAAACTTTGGGGGTGGGAAGACTGCTTGGGAGGAGGAGAAGCTGGCTAAATATGCTCGCAG TGAGACCAGGCTGCTGGAGATAGTGGAGGCAGCATGTGAGAAATCTGACTTTGACTGTAACAAGCTGCTGGAGCAGTTAGAGGACCAAGTGGAGACATGGTGGTTCCACCG gcagCAGGAGGCTCCAGATCTGTTTGAGTGGCTGTGTATAGAGGAGCTCCGACTCTGCTGTCCCCCAGGACGCTTTGGCCCAGACTGCAAAG AGTGTCTGTCCGGTcctggaggtgtgtgtggtggtctGGGTCGCTGTGAGGGAGAGGGCACGCGTCTGGGagatggagagtgtgtgtgtgatccggGGTACTTTGGTCAGCTGTGTCAGAGCTGTGCAGACGGCTACTACAGAGAGAAGAGCTCCAATCACAGCACACCAGCCTGTGCAG CATGCTACCACTCCTGTAAAAAATGCTCAGGGCCAGAGGACTACAAATGTGTGGACTGCAAACCTGGGTGGATCCTGCATGACAACAAGTGTGTTG ACACCGATGAGTGCGGCACAGAGCTGGCTCGATGTCTCTCCAACACATATTGCCACAACACAGATGGATCGTACGAGTGCAGAG GCTGTGACCAGGCATGTGTGGGCTGTATGGGCAGTGGTCCTGCCCGCTGTAAGAAATGTGCTAGGGGATACAAGCTCAGAGGAGCCAAATGTCTTG aTGTGGATGAGTGTAGTGAGAGGGCAATAGCTTGTCCAGGGCTGAATGAGGCGTGTTTCAATGAGGAGGGCTCCTTCCGCTGTGAATGTGCTGACGGCTTCATCCGAAGGGACAGCATCTGTGTGGAGAACCAGCCTTACA gTGGTCCAGAGAAGGGTCTGTTTGATGACATGACTGATGACGAGGTACTTGTCCTGCAGCAGATGTTCTTTGGCGTGGTCATCTGTGCCCTAGCAACGCTTGCCGCCAAGGGTGACATGGTCTTCACCGCCATTTTCATCGGGGGCGTGGCCGCCATGGCCGGATACTGGCTATCAGAGAAGGGTGATCGCATGCTGGACGGCTTCCTGAAGGGACGCTAG